One genomic region from Natronomonas salsuginis encodes:
- a CDS encoding cytochrome C oxidase subunit IV family protein: MASDSLKLYTGIYIALLALAASKYIFFNIPFFGYWDAFAATMIAASLKTALIVGYFQHLRSENRSLTWLMALSLALVLLLMAAASYSVT; this comes from the coding sequence ATGGCTTCCGACTCCCTCAAGCTGTATACCGGCATTTACATCGCGTTGCTCGCGCTCGCGGCGTCGAAGTATATCTTCTTCAACATTCCCTTTTTCGGCTACTGGGACGCCTTCGCCGCGACGATGATCGCCGCGTCGCTAAAGACTGCACTGATCGTCGGCTACTTCCAGCATCTCCGCTCGGAGAACCGGTCGCTGACATGGCTCATGGCCCTGAGCCTCGCCCTCGTTCTGTTGCTCATGGCGGCGGCGAGCTACTCGGTCACCTAA